In Quercus robur chromosome 10, dhQueRobu3.1, whole genome shotgun sequence, a genomic segment contains:
- the LOC126702216 gene encoding uncharacterized protein LOC126702216: MQILWREVFGRDRPLTVDEFLYCYKPSAISQSEGFYQFTARGNDCRLIKSLASSDRKWKTEFIFISGFWAGNPVDVGRDPFPPYTGDLGNLRPEAAKRPSLSKFHRDRVHRARLHADRSFHSLVTLRRLAKWGLGPEPSDEAIAHEVTVRKRMSTMKENRGKEIAGEGKRPEGQAQDRPTAGDKRKFLPKNIDLEGLPSRRDKRVKQGSSKVVKSKPPSSQPAVQIVDVDSSTPVESTPSKTPPRTPVARPTTPGSSQPSMNIIANEDLAWERFQMAVKDEDINMCYNMGLKEFEHSGVHDLFKAMSKFIAASRQATELDKTRVLLETRILEVNADCKKWAGFAEKAKDEVTERNKLIEELRTDALEKETRIDHLQQMNNELNARLSKAREDAVAEFKSSKEYTDTLDRNYAAGFEDFRMDAVENFPEVDFSTIKLNLAAATSSLLQTGSDDVNVEDDASTQPPQDEPAVNAPPS, from the exons atgcaaattttgtggagggaagtttttggtagggaccgtcctcttacagtggacgagttcctttattgttataaaccttCTGCCATAAGCCAGTCTGAAGGTTTTTACCAATTTACTGCTAGAGGGAATGATTGTAGGTTGATCAAGTCCCTAGCTTCGTCTGATAGGAAGTGGAAGAcggagtttatttttatttcaggCTTCTGGGCTGGGAACCCTGTGGACGTTGGCAGGGATCCCTTTCCTCCTTACACTGGGGACCTGGGGAACCTTCGTCCAGAAG CTGCCAAACGTCCGTCCTTGAGCAAATTTCACCGTGACCGCGTCCACAGGGCCCGTCTACACGCAGACAGGAGCTTCCATTCCCTTGTCACGCTTAGGCGTCTGGCCAAGTGGGGTTTAGGTCCCGAGCCTTCAGACGAAGCTATAGCCCACGAAGTCACTGTgcgaaaaa GAATGTCAACAATGAAAGAGAACCGAGGAAAAGAGATCGCAGGAGAGGGGAAACGTCCTGAGGGTCAAGCCCAGGATCGTCCAACGGCTGGGGACAAAAGAAAGTTCTTGCCTAAGAACATTGACCTGGAAGGGCTCCCCAGCCGAAGAGATAAAAGGGTTAAACAAGGCTCGTCCAAGGTTGTCAAGTCCAAACCACCCTCGTCTCAGCCTGCCGTCCAAATAGTTGACGTGGACTCGTCCACTCCAGTTGAGTCCACCCCGTCCAAGACTCCTCCCAGAACTCCTGTGGCCAGACCTACCACGCCTGGCTCGTCCCAGCCTTCTATGAATATTATTGCAAATGAAGACCTGGCTTGGGAACGGTTCCAGATGGCCGTCAAGGACGAGGATATAAACATGTGCTATAACATGGGCTTGAAGGAATTTGAGCATTCAGGCGTCCATGACCTTTTCAAG GCCATGTCGAAGTTTATAGCAGCGTCTAGACAGGCGACGGAGCTGGACAAGACGAGAGTCTTGTTGGAGACGAGGATTCTGGAGGTGAACGCTGACTGTAAGAAATGGGCTGGGTTTGCTGAAAAAGCTAAGGACGAGGTCACAGAGCGTAACAAATTGATTGAGGAGCTAAGGACGGATGCATTGGAGAAAGAGACGCGCATTGATCACTTACAACAGATGAACAATGAGTTGAATGCTCGTCTTTCCAAGGCAAGAGAGGACGCTGTGGCTGAGTTCAAGTCGTCCAAAGAGTATACAGACACTTTGGATCGCAATTATGCAGCTGGTTTTGAAGATTTCAGAATGGACGCTGTAGAAAACTTTCCTGAAGTTGACTTCAGCACAATCAAGCTTAACCTTGCTGCTGCCACAAGCTCTCTCCTCCAGACTGGCTCTGATGACGTCAACGTGGAAGACGACGCCAGTACTCAGCCTCCTCAGGACGAGCCTGCTGTGAATGCTCCCCCTTCTTAG